Proteins encoded together in one Labeo rohita strain BAU-BD-2019 chromosome 21, IGBB_LRoh.1.0, whole genome shotgun sequence window:
- the LOC127152297 gene encoding olfactory receptor 2A12-like: MDNITSFPTYTLMEPRDSKSYRHIYFTCFLVLYIMILVVNTWVSVVIVLEKALHEPMYIFLCNLCVNDMYGAAGFYPKFLHDLLLDSYVIPSYMCAFQTFVIYSSILCDCTTVTVMAYDRHVAICQPLDYHTKVNKFSCSVLLSFCWILPFVYMIIVLVLSNRLKLCKHHINKLYCDNWSMVKLSCESTVINNIYGFFVIAFYSCLVVFIILSYIKLIIACKASLECRRKFWQTCVPHMFTVMNYVVAVLFDAMYSRYGTTNVSEYLQIFLSLEMLIVPPIVNPVVYGLKLHEVRKRLFKCFVEIRKQ; encoded by the coding sequence ATGGATAATATAACATCTTTTCCTACCTACACCCTAATGGAACCAAGAGACTCTAAATCATACAGACATATATATTTCACATGCTTCTTGGTGCTCTATATTATGATACTTGTTGTTAACACTTGGGTCAGTGTTGTTATCGTCTTGGAGAAAGCTCTACATGAACcaatgtacatttttctgtgCAATCTGTGTGTAAATGATATGTATGGAGCTGCAGGATTTTATCCTAAATTCCTGCATGATTTATTGCTGGATTCATATGTGATTCCTTCTTACATGTGTGCGTTTCAAACTTTTGTTATCTACAGTTCAATTTTGTGTGACTGTACTACAGTAACTGTAATGGCATATGACAGACATGTGGCCATATGTCAACCTTTAGACTATCATACAAAAGTGAACAAATTTTCATGCAGCGTATTACTTAGCTTCTGTTGGATCCTACCCTTCGTTTACATGATTATTGTTCTTGTGTTGTCAAATAGGTTGAAACTGTGTAAACATCACATTAATAAATTGTACTGTGACAACTGGTCTATGGTAAAACTTTCATGTGAATCAACTGTCATCAATAATATTTATGGATTTTTTGTCATTGCATTTTATTCTTGCctggttgtttttattattttgtcctATATAAAACTTATCATCGCATGCAAAGCATCATTAGAATGCAGAAGGAAATTCTGGCAGACATGTGTGCCTCATATGTTTACAGTGATGAATTATGTTGTTGCTGTGTTGTTTGATGCCATGTACAGCAGATATGGCACAACAAATGTTTCAGAGTATCTGCAAATTTTTTTGTCTCTAGAGATGCTCATTGTGCCGCCTATTGTCAATCCTGTAGTCTATGGGTTAAAACTCCATGAAGTACGCAAAAGactctttaaatgttttgttgaaaTCAGAAAACAATAA